In the Microcaecilia unicolor chromosome 10, aMicUni1.1, whole genome shotgun sequence genome, one interval contains:
- the AMIGO2 gene encoding amphoterin-induced protein 2, with protein sequence MFSSCQSLCTLFGILKVNCKGFACLVLLAINISSCASGVCPAACICASDIVSCTNKNLSMVPRTLFKFIKKLDLSYNKISFLDPDWVPVLFDKLNALILNHNSVSSISTGSFSATPNVKYLDLSSNNLRTLSNPIFQELKALEILLLYNNQITHIDSDAFGGLHKLQKLYLSRNLLTYFPVDLYTGRTKLTELVLLDVSYNHMQIVPVQQLSLVPARQLCGIYLHGNPLFCDCAYNSMLNFWFHRHFSPVVDFKSDYTCFLHSDSKGSSKIALIQDNFLNCSDSSANGSFHAFGFLYEVQVGERLVVHCDSKIIDSSTHFFWVSPDNRILEPGNKTEHVQVFHNGSLKVEKARLEDSGVYSCTAINKQRLLNETIDIRITVSNFTLNRSPVHEAFNTAFTTLAACVVSIILVLLYLYLTPCHCPCKARQQQRKQNQSSARSSILSATPSHDPPTERKSSTGKRVVFLEPMKEQMQGQNGKVRLFPNENLIAESILKPNRPKSDSDSVSSVFSDTPFMATA encoded by the coding sequence ATGTTTTCCAGCTGCCAGTCACTCTGTACTCTATTTGGGATCCTGAAAGTGAACTGCAAAGGATTTGCATGCCTGGTACTCCTTGCCATAAACATAAGCAGTTGTGCCTCCGGAGTATGCCCTGCAGCTTGCATCTGTGCCAGTGATATTGTGAGCTGCACCAACAAGAACCTTTCCATGGTGCCACGGACGCTTTTTAAGTTCATAAAAAAGCTGGATCTAAGTTACAACAAGATCAGTTTTCTGGACCCAGACTGGGTTCCAGTCCTCTTTGACAAACTGAATGCATTAATTCTCAATCATAATAGTGTGAGCAGCATCTCCACTGGAAGTTTTTCTGCCACTCCAAACGTGAAGTACCTAGATTTGTCATCAAACAACCTGAGGACATTGAGCAACCCAATATTCCAAGAGCTAAAAGCACTGGAAATTCTCCTGCTTTACAACAATCAAATAACACACATTGATTCTGATGCTTTTGGAGGGCTTCACAAGTTGCAGAAGCTGTATTTAAGTCGTAACTTGCTGACATATTTTCCAGTGGACTTATATACTGGCAGAACCAAGCTGACTGAACTTGTGTTACTGGATGTTTCGTACAATCACATGCAGATAGTACCTGTTCAACAGCTAAGTTTAGTGCCAGCCAGGCAGCTCTGTGGAATATATCTACATGGGAACCCATTGTTCTGTGACTGTGCATATAATTCCATGCTAAACTTTTGGTTCCATAGGCACTTCAGCCCTGTAGTGGATTTCAAAAGTGACTACACCTGTTTTTTGCATTCTGATTCAAAAGGTTCCTCTAAGATTGCGTTGATTCAGGACAACTTTTTGAACTGCTCTGACAGCTCTGCTAATGGCTCTTTCCACGCGTTTGGCTTCCTTTATGAAGTTCAGGTTGGCGAGAGGTTGGTGGTACACTGTGATAGCAAAATAATTGATTCAAGTACACATTTCTTCTGGGTTAGCCCAGACAACAGAATACTAGAGCCAGGTAATAAGACAGAACATGTTCAAGTGTTTCACAATGGCAGTCTCAAAGTCGAAAAGGCCCGGCTTGAGGATTCTGGAGTGTACTCATGTACGGCAATAAATAAGCAAAGATTGTTGAATGAAACCATAGATATTAGGATAACAGTAAGCAATTTCACATTGAACAGATCCCCTGTTCATGAAGCATTTAATACTGCATTTACCACGCTTGCTGCTTGTGTAGTTAGCATTATCTTGGTACTGCTTTATCTGTACTTGACCCCTTGTCACTGTCCATGTAAAGCCCGACAACAGCAGAGGAAACAAAACCAAAGCAGTGCCCGTTCCTCCATTTTGAGTGCTACTCCATCGCATGATCCTCCAACAGAGAGGAAGTCCAGCACTGGCAAGAGAGTGGTGTTCCTGGAACCTATGAAAGAGCAAATGCAGGGGCAGAATGGTAAAGTAAGGCTATTTCCAAATGAGAACCTCATTGCGGAGAGCATTTTGAAACCAAACAGACCAAAATCTGACTCAGACTCTGTCAGCTCGGTATTCTCGGATACACCATTCATGGCAACAGCTTAA